One Misgurnus anguillicaudatus chromosome 22, ASM2758022v2, whole genome shotgun sequence DNA segment encodes these proteins:
- the bmpr1ba gene encoding bone morphogenetic protein receptor type-1B: MNLLRTSIHWICVIGLLGLVQENLANVLDSMLLRNSGKLSEGQETGGAGPAEPQRFLWCYCYHHCPEDSINNTCRTDGHCFTMVEEEGGIAVFTSGCLGLVGSEFQCRDTGNSKQRRSLECCTDEDYCNKDLHPTLPPLQTSSYVDGDIHHIALLISVTVCSFILTFIIIFCYFRYKRQELTPRYSLSLHQDETFIPPGESLRDLIEQSQSSGSGSGLPLLVQRTIAKQIQMVTQIGKGRYGEVWMGRWRGEKVAVKVFFTTDEASWFRETEIYQTVLMRHENILGFIAADIKGTGSWTQLYLITDYHENGSLYDYLKSTTLDSRSMLRLAYSSISGLCHLHTEIFGTQGKPAIAHRDLKSKNILVKRNGACCIADLGLAVKFISDTNEVDIPLNTRVGTKRFMAPEVLDETLNRSHFQSYIMADIYSFGLILWEIARRCVSGGIVEEYQLPYHDHVPSDPSYEDMREVVCIKKIRPSFHNRWTSDECLRQMGKLMTECWAHNPASRLTALRVKKTLAKMLESQDIKV; the protein is encoded by the exons ctaatgTTCTGGACAGCATGCTGCTGAGGAATTCTGGGAAGTTGTCGGAAGGTCAGGAGACAGGAGGTGCTGGACCGGCTGAACCGCAGCGTTTCCTGTGGTGTTACTGCTACCATCACTGCCCTGAGGACTCAATCAATAACACATGCAG gaCCGATGGTCACTGCTTCACCATGGTGGAGGAGGAAGGTGGAATCGCTGTTTTTACCTCAGGCTGCCTTGGTTTGGTCGGATCAGAGTTTCAGTGCAGA gaCACAGGCAACTCTAAACAGAGACGATCACTAGAATGCTGTACAGATGAAGACTACTGTAACAAAGATCTACACCCAACACTACCTCCTCTACAAACATCCA gttATGTGGATGGAGATATTCATCATATCGCTCTTCTCATCTCAGTGACCGTCTGTAGCTTCATCCTCACCTTCATCATCATATTCTGTTACTTCAG GTACAAGCGTCAGGAGTTAACCCCTCGCTACAGTCTGAGTCTGCACCAGGATGAAACATTCATTCCTCCCGGAGAATCCCTGAGGGATCTTATAGAGCAGTCGCAGAGCTCCGGTTCAGGGTCCGGACTCCCCCTGCTG GTGCAGCGTACCATTGCCAAACAAATCCAGATGGTGACACAGATCGGGAAGGGACGGTATGGAGAGGTGTGGATGGGTCGATGGAGAGGAGAGAAAGTAGCTGTGAAAGTATTTTTCACTACGGATGAGGCCAGCTGGTTCAGAGAGACTGAAATCTATCAGACCGTCCTCATGAGGCATGAGAATATACTCG GGTTCATAGCGGCAGACATTAAGGGCACGGGATCGTGGACTCAACTTTACCTCATCACAGACTATCATGAGAACGGCTCGCTGTACGACTATCTGAAATCCACCACTCTGGACAGCAGGTCCATGCTGAGATTGGCGTATTCATCCATCTCAGGCCTCTGTCATCTTCACACCGAGATCTTCGGGACGCAGGGCAAACCGGCCATCGCGCACAGAGACCTGAAGAGCAAAAACATCCTGGTGAAGAGAAACGGAGCCTGCTGCATCGCCGACCTCGGCCTCGCCGTCAAATTCATCAG TGACACAAATGAGGTTGATATCCCGCTGAACACACGTGTGGGCACCAAACGCTTCATGGCTCCTGAGGTTCTGGATGAGACTCTAAACAGAAGTCACTTTCAGTCGTACATCATGGCAGACATCTACAGTTTCGGTCTCATACTGTGGGAGATCGCCAGGAGATGTGTGTCTGGAG GTATCGTGGAAGAATATCAGCTGCCGTATCACGATCACGTTCCCAGTGACCCGTCATATGAGGACATGAGAGAAGTCGTGTGTATAAAGAAAATACGGCCGTCATTCCACAACCGCTGGACCAGTGATGAG TGTCTAAGGCAAATGGGGAAACTCATGACGGAGTGTTGGGCGCATAATCCGGCGTCCCGACTGACCGCCCTTCGTGTTAAAAAGACTCTGGCCAAGATGTTGGAGTCTCAGGACATTAAAGTCTGA